DNA sequence from the Pedobacter schmidteae genome:
AGAAGCAATGGTAATAGCTGAAGAATTGTTGTTGATGATTTTGTTATTGTAAATCTGAATGTCTGATGCGGCCAGGATGATGATACCGCTTCCTGGCGAGGCATTCCCTACACCCCAGGAGGTGCCAAAGCTACCTGCCTTTGCAAAATTCCGGAAATTGTTGTCATGAATGTTATTATTATAAGCTTTAACATGGCCTCCTTTTTTTGACAGATCAGGCAGGTCGAAAACCAGGAAGCCGGCAGTATTGTTATAAAACTCATTGTCGTACACTTCAGCATTCGAGGTGTTTTCAATTTCGCATCCTGCCACATTTTTGGCCGCCTTACATTTACGCACAATAGCGCTATCTGTCTGCCCCACATAAATACCAGCATCAGACGAGCCTTCGGTATAGCAGTTTTCAATCAATACATTTTTACACATCACCGGATAAATGGCATAACCACCACTGGTTGAGTCGGCTTTACTCCAAACAGCATGCAGATTGGTTACACTTACATCTCGGCTTTTATTGATCTTCAGCAAATCGCCTTTTGAATCTTTTATGGTCATCCCATCAATGGCAAAACCTTTTACATCAGTTACCCTAATGCCTTCACCCCCCTGACTTTGCGACTTAAAATCAAGAATGGTCTGCGCATGCCCTTCACCTCTGATCAGAATGTGTTTTACCTGCGCAATACTCAGGTTATCGAACTGGTAAGTCCCGGCTTTCAACACAATCTCGGTGCTGTCTTTTATCGATAAAAAAGCTTCTGCAATTTTTTGTTCCTCTCCTGGTTTAAAAGTGAGTGTTGTTTTATAGTTTCCATGTTGTTGTTCCTTGTTTCCCACACAGGAAAACAAGGTTACAACAATGCTGAGCGCAATTATAGATATACGTATCGTCTTCATATTAAAGGATGTTATAAGCATAGGTTACATAGTATACGGCTCCAATATTAGGATTGGCCACTCCGGTTGAATAATATCTGTTGGTAATATTTGTAGCACCCAGCCTGATACCCGAGCGTGCTTTAATGAGTTTATAGCTTACCTGTGCATCAATTACTGCCGAGCTAGGCACCCTGCCCTCGGCCAGGCCGCCCGATACGACGTAGAAGTACCCGGGTTTGTAACGCATGGTAGTACCAAACGACCATTGCTGCTTTTTACCAAAGCCGCTATTGCCAAAATCGAAATTGATGTGATAATTGGGGGTGTTAAAATTATTCACCTGGCTATTGTTTTTATTTTTGATATGGTCTGAAAAATAATTGACCTTGGCCATAAAGTTATGCGTAAGGTCGACACTTACACTAGCGGCATAGCCATAAGTATTTACGGTTTGTCCGCCATTAAAAGCAATATTATACTGTACATAAGTACTATGATCTTTAAACGCATTAACATCATTGGTACCTGGAGTATTGGCCACATTAGCATAGCCGATAAAGTTTTTCCAGGTAGAGAAATAGCCCAACACATCAAACATTACCCTTTTGGCTATTAAAGCCGCATAGCCCAGTTCAAAGGCATTTACCGATTGCGGCTTGATGTCATTGTACTCAAACCTTTTTAACACTGAGGCATTTCCCGATTGCTGATAGGCTGATACACTTTCGAGGGTGTAAGGAGGATACTTATCAAATTGATAATTGTCATTCAACAATAACGACGAGCCGCCAGAAGAATAGCTGTTGTATCCGTTAAGGGTGTTTTGTAAAGCCTGAATATTTGAAGGAAAGCTGTAGGCATTTTGATAAGAGAAGCGAATAAAGTTCTCTTTAACCGGCTCATATACCGCCGATGCCCTTGAGGTAACCTTTGGCGAAGAAAACAGGGTATTTTTATCATACCTGAAAGAGGTGCTGAGGCTTAACCTATCCGCGGCCAGTTTTTTGGCCAGCTGCACATAAGCACTGTACTCCTTTACATTAATCGGTTTATCCTTGTCAGGAAATAAAGTGTTTTTACTATTCAGACTATACAATCGCCAGTTTACCCCTCCTATCACGCTCATAAACTTAACCAGATTGGTAAAATTGTACTGGGCTTCCACATTATATAACTTACTTCTGTCGAGGAACAGGGTACCGCCTTCTGAAATCGGCGTATTGGAAATCTTTTCTTTCAATGCATTAAACTCCGGACTACCCAGTTGTGCACGTCCCTGATCAGCAAATGCCCTGGCAGCCAAATGTGCATCATTTAAATTAGAACCACCTGCAAGTGCTGCAAGGAGTGCTCCGGTATATTCGGGGTACCAGCCTCCTGTAGCACCATCATAACTTGTTTTCCATCCCTCATTGATATACTGCGCTGTTGGTCCGGCAATGACAGTCCTACCAGAATTTTCGGAAGTCATATAGGCACGTGCAAACCAATTGTCGCTTTTCAGTTCGGCCCGGTATTGCCCTACTTTAAAATTCTTTAGCTGATAGCGGGTATCATTGGTGTATACAATGTTTCCGGTACCATAAGTACCCGATACAATGGCCTCCAGCTTAGGGTTTATTTTGTACCTTAACTCGGCATTTACTTTAAACAATTTGGCTTTGTTGTCCAGATAACCGTATTCCGGGTAGCCTGTACGGGCTACATAATTGGGTTTGGTTAGCAAAGGCTCAATCAATGGCGCCAACGAAGGGTCGCCCGCAAGCGCACCTTCCAGAAAGGGGTTAATATCGGCATTGGTTGCCCCACCATAAAAATTTACACCGTTATAATTTGGATCGGTAAACCGTGTTCCGGGTCCATTTTTATTAGCACTATCTGTAGCTACCCAATCATTGGCCTGGGTATACTGCGAGTTGATTTTAAAGGCCAGCTTATCGTTCACTTTCGTCGCATAGCGAATCGCCCAGTCGTAATAAGGCGATGCGCCCACTGGGTCATAATCTTTACTGTTTTTGACATGATTGACACCCTGGGTGA
Encoded proteins:
- a CDS encoding parallel beta-helix domain-containing protein yields the protein MKTIRISIIALSIVVTLFSCVGNKEQQHGNYKTTLTFKPGEEQKIAEAFLSIKDSTEIVLKAGTYQFDNLSIAQVKHILIRGEGHAQTILDFKSQSQGGEGIRVTDVKGFAIDGMTIKDSKGDLLKINKSRDVSVTNLHAVWSKADSTSGGYAIYPVMCKNVLIENCYTEGSSDAGIYVGQTDSAIVRKCKAAKNVAGCEIENTSNAEVYDNEFYNNTAGFLVFDLPDLSKKGGHVKAYNNNIHDNNFRNFAKAGSFGTSWGVGNASPGSGIIILAASDIQIYNNKIINNNSSAITIASGFAVDDKAAEKINANYFPISKNISIYGNTIQMGTAFPKPAYEHRIGKILVAVEQQLNASDPSRKQKRIPLIMYDGISSNVLTKGAAANPDSICIKQTEENLFVNADFLNISNPKNWKPNADISPYTCK
- a CDS encoding carboxypeptidase-like regulatory domain-containing protein; protein product: MKVNRLFLLIFFLLSFGSLSAQVIKGTIKNSATQEGVPAVSVHVRSSSAGTYTDDRGRFQLTIKKKLPVVLIISSIGFETKEVEVTSAAPLEIILTPGSILGQEVVVSASRVVQKKLSSPVTIEQISSKEISNSPQLNYMDMIQGLKGVDVTVSSIGFTSISTRGFNTSGNTNFTQIVDGMDNQAPGLNFPLGSAISLTQLDVDNIEVLSGASSALYGSRGLNGTMVMTGKDPFKYQGLSVLITQGVNHVKNSKDYDPVGASPYYDWAIRYATKVNDKLAFKINSQYTQANDWVATDSANKNGPGTRFTDPNYNGVNFYGGATNADINPFLEGALAGDPSLAPLIEPLLTKPNYVARTGYPEYGYLDNKAKLFKVNAELRYKINPKLEAIVSGTYGTGNIVYTNDTRYQLKNFKVGQYRAELKSDNWFARAYMTSENSGRTVIAGPTAQYINEGWKTSYDGATGGWYPEYTGALLAALAGGSNLNDAHLAARAFADQGRAQLGSPEFNALKEKISNTPISEGGTLFLDRSKLYNVEAQYNFTNLVKFMSVIGGVNWRLYSLNSKNTLFPDKDKPINVKEYSAYVQLAKKLAADRLSLSTSFRYDKNTLFSSPKVTSRASAVYEPVKENFIRFSYQNAYSFPSNIQALQNTLNGYNSYSSGGSSLLLNDNYQFDKYPPYTLESVSAYQQSGNASVLKRFEYNDIKPQSVNAFELGYAALIAKRVMFDVLGYFSTWKNFIGYANVANTPGTNDVNAFKDHSTYVQYNIAFNGGQTVNTYGYAASVSVDLTHNFMAKVNYFSDHIKNKNNSQVNNFNTPNYHINFDFGNSGFGKKQQWSFGTTMRYKPGYFYVVSGGLAEGRVPSSAVIDAQVSYKLIKARSGIRLGATNITNRYYSTGVANPNIGAVYYVTYAYNIL